A single window of Montipora capricornis isolate CH-2021 chromosome 14, ASM3666992v2, whole genome shotgun sequence DNA harbors:
- the LOC138033226 gene encoding histamine H2 receptor-like: MADVLSSRDPALTAFEVFALLILNVFSLCGNTLVCLSVYRNRNLRTTTNLYIIALAVSDLLSAVFVMPFGAGVLIASKWVFGDVFCQFHAFFSLFVIYVSPVTMGLTAVNRYVRMCRPERQYKLLFSPGRSRALLAFVWTFVACYTVVPRLFGLQAYAFVPGYAQCSISHLSESGKMIHYGIVLTLFFITPLTATAFSYFKVAKKIQQHNSDALTAIQRSRVYTGISSQEIKLSKSLFAVVFAFMVCWIPFWVIVILRRFHLVEIMPRNVELLCMFLLYFSNTINPFIYAGMNPVFKREFRKLIFCKRGTMVGVSSAGEVKTDIEANSTIAFRNAALQRQMRYGNCQEFINGTPELNELCLIVPGQQAKFTAFTPIDDSIEDKSIHLKPAS; this comes from the coding sequence ATGGCGGATGTGTTGAGCTCCCGAGATCCAGCACTAACAGCGTTTGAAGTTTTTGCTCTTTTAATTTTGAACGTGTTTTCCTTATGTGGGAACACGCTAGTTTGCCTCTCAGTTTATCGGAACAGGAACCTGAGGACAACTACAAACCTCTACATTATTGCTCTGGCAGTAAGTGATTTACTTTCTGCTGTATTCGTAATGCCTTTTGGAGCGGGTGTCCTAATCGCCAGCAAATGGGTTTTTggggacgtattttgccagttTCATGCCTTTTTCAGCTTATTTGTTATATATGTCTCTCCGGTCACTATGGGATTAACAGCTGTTAATCGCTACGTGAGAATGTGCAGGCCGGAACGACAATACAAGCTTTTATTCTCACCAGGAAGATCGCGTGCTTTGCTCGCTTTTGTGTGGACCTTTGTTGCTTGTTACACCGTTGTTCCACGACTGTTTGGTCTGCAGGCGTATGCATTCGTCCCAGGCTACGCCCAGTGTTCTATCTCTCACCTCAGCGAAAGCGGGAAAATGATTCATTACGGCATTGTCCTTACTCTGTTTTTCATAACCCCATTGACAGCAACTGCGTTCAGTTACTTTAAAGTCGCGAAGAAGATCCAACAACATAATTCCGATGCGCTAACCGCGATTCAGAGAAGCAGAGTCTATACGGGAATTAGCTCCCAGGAGATAAAACTCAGTAAATCCCTCTTTGCGGTTGTTTTCGCTTTCATGGTTTGCTGGATTCCATTTTGGGTCATTGTTATCCTTCGGCGCTTCCATCTGGTAGAAATAATGCCACGAAACGTGGAACTACTTTGCATGTTCCTTCTTTATTTCTCAAATACAATTAACCCATTCATATACGCAGGGATGAATCCTGTATTTAAGAGAGAATTTCGTAAACTAATCTTCTGCAAGCGAGGAACTATGGTTGGTGTTTCATCTGCAGGAGAAGTAAAGACCGACATCGAGGCGAACAGTACAATTGCTTTTCGAAATGCCGCTTTGCAGCGTCAAATGCGCTATGGTAACTGCCAAGAATTCATCAATGGTACTCCAGAACTCAATGAATTGTGTCTAATCGTACCAGGACAACAGGCAAAGTTCACAGCGTTCACACCAATTGACGATAGCATCGAAGACAAGAGCATTCACTTGAAACCTGCCAGTTAA